One part of the Methanofastidiosum sp. genome encodes these proteins:
- a CDS encoding IS481 family transposase, with translation MAKLNDKKIAWIIKMKERGLSSSEIAFIQKVTLRRVNQIYLYYKKTGSRPILRPPGRPEEPLEEKEIKRIREIHCEYKVGACLIEIMLRLEGIKVSH, from the coding sequence ATGGCAAAGCTCAACGACAAAAAGATTGCCTGGATAATCAAGATGAAAGAGCGTGGCCTTAGTTCTAGTGAGATTGCCTTCATCCAAAAAGTTACCCTTAGAAGGGTAAATCAAATTTACCTGTACTACAAAAAGACCGGCTCAAGGCCAATTCTAAGGCCACCTGGTCGTCCTGAAGAGCCGCTTGAAGAAAAAGAGATAAAGAGGATAAGAGAGATACATTGTGAGTACAAAGTTGGAGCTTGCCTTATAGAAATAATGCTAAGGCTTGAGGGGATTAAAGTGTCTCATAA